In Colwellia sp. PAMC 20917, a single genomic region encodes these proteins:
- the mgtE gene encoding magnesium transporter: MSNTFTKLVSQLTHSLEQEDDQELLISIEKYHPAKLGRLLESLPNKYRDDFWSLIPVNYKGEVLLSVHRELRQFLIKKTSEADLLKCLSTLQMDELADIDADLPLPVVTAMVEAMDSQRKERYQTVASFPDNTAGGMMDVDATAVRKDVSLKAVYRYLCKLRKKEGMLPEQLDQLVVVDRNNKVQGTLYLSDLVSMDNSLSVGDVMKNDVPLIDSLQSAIQVAQIFEDHDLISAPVVDENNFLLGRITVDDVIDVLKHNSEQRLLASAGLNEELDMFAPVSHISFNRAIWLGTNLITAFVAAWVIGFFEASIEQLVALAVLMPVVASMGGVTGSQTLTVVTRGIARDLVSSANIVSLTIHELKVSFINGILWAAVVFLITILWYDDWQLGGVFALALFVVSLTGTLSGALIPIILKKLGVDPAIAGGVILTTITDAVGFLIFLGTATYILI; the protein is encoded by the coding sequence ATGAGCAATACTTTTACCAAACTTGTTAGCCAATTAACGCATTCATTAGAGCAAGAAGACGATCAAGAGCTGCTAATTTCAATAGAGAAATACCATCCGGCTAAATTGGGCCGATTACTCGAATCACTACCCAATAAATATCGCGATGATTTTTGGAGTTTGATCCCGGTAAATTACAAGGGTGAAGTCTTACTCTCTGTACACCGCGAACTGCGCCAATTTCTGATTAAAAAAACCAGCGAAGCTGATTTACTTAAATGTTTATCGACGCTTCAAATGGATGAGTTAGCCGACATTGATGCTGATTTACCATTACCTGTAGTAACCGCTATGGTTGAGGCCATGGATAGTCAGCGAAAAGAGCGTTACCAGACAGTGGCCTCTTTTCCTGATAATACAGCCGGCGGTATGATGGATGTTGACGCTACGGCGGTCAGAAAGGATGTTAGTCTTAAAGCCGTCTATCGGTATTTGTGTAAGTTAAGAAAAAAAGAAGGTATGTTGCCCGAACAACTTGACCAACTGGTTGTTGTTGACAGGAATAACAAGGTACAAGGAACCTTATATCTTAGTGACTTGGTTTCAATGGACAATAGCTTGTCGGTTGGCGACGTAATGAAAAATGATGTGCCCTTGATTGACTCGTTACAATCAGCCATTCAGGTTGCACAAATTTTCGAAGACCATGATTTAATCTCTGCGCCCGTTGTAGATGAAAATAATTTTTTGTTGGGGCGAATAACGGTTGATGATGTTATCGATGTACTAAAACATAATTCAGAGCAGCGTTTATTGGCCTCCGCCGGCCTTAATGAAGAGCTCGACATGTTTGCCCCTGTTTCTCATATTTCTTTTAATCGAGCTATTTGGCTGGGCACCAATTTAATCACCGCCTTTGTGGCCGCTTGGGTCATTGGCTTTTTTGAAGCATCAATAGAGCAACTTGTCGCGCTCGCGGTACTAATGCCCGTAGTGGCAAGCATGGGGGGCGTTACAGGTAGCCAAACGTTAACCGTAGTTACTCGTGGTATTGCGCGTGATTTAGTCAGTAGTGCCAATATTGTTTCGCTGACCATTCATGAATTAAAAGTCTCTTTTATTAATGGCATATTATGGGCTGCAGTGGTCTTTTTAATTACTATTTTATGGTACGACGATTGGCAGTTAGGGGGCGTTTTTGCGCTGGCTCTTTTTGTTGTGAGCCTTACTGGCACGCTTTCAGGTGCGCTTATACCTATAATATTGAAAAAACTGGGTGTAGACCCAGCCATTGCGGGTGGTGTTATTTTAACAACCATAACCGATGCGGTTGGTTTTTTAATCTTTTTAGGGACTGCGACTTATATTTTGATTTAA
- a CDS encoding phospholipase A: MAEEVSVATKKEKSILEKREQALLKTTANPFAISQHRLNYLLPVSYISKPGTRTVEELTNDNVDNVEAKYQISIKFPIYLPTTDASGLYFGFTAVSYWQLYNSEASKPFRETNYEPELFYSWQQNHSILGFEFNQVQFGINHQSNGQSGLSSRSWNRVFASLVFSDESAFYYIKAWHRLAEDEKETPLSVIGDDNPDITDYLGHMEFGVGTQLGKFNLFTAVRNNLKLSDNKGSVELNLSYSLTEGYDFLIQYFNGYGDSLIDYDRHQQRISLGMQMKFL, encoded by the coding sequence ATGGCTGAAGAAGTAAGTGTCGCCACAAAAAAAGAAAAATCTATTCTAGAGAAAAGAGAACAAGCGCTTTTGAAAACAACCGCTAACCCCTTTGCTATTTCGCAACATAGATTAAATTACCTACTGCCAGTCTCCTATATTAGTAAACCAGGTACCCGCACGGTTGAAGAGTTAACTAATGATAATGTTGATAATGTAGAGGCTAAATATCAAATTAGCATCAAGTTTCCTATATATTTACCAACGACTGATGCTTCAGGTCTGTACTTTGGTTTTACCGCAGTATCGTATTGGCAATTGTACAACAGTGAGGCATCTAAACCTTTTCGAGAAACAAATTACGAACCTGAATTATTTTACAGTTGGCAACAGAATCACAGCATATTAGGCTTTGAGTTTAATCAAGTTCAGTTTGGCATCAATCATCAATCCAATGGTCAAAGTGGTCTTTCATCGCGCAGTTGGAACCGAGTTTTTGCTTCGTTAGTGTTTAGTGACGAAAGTGCTTTTTATTATATAAAAGCTTGGCATCGACTAGCTGAAGATGAAAAAGAAACACCACTTTCTGTGATTGGTGATGACAATCCAGATATTACAGACTATCTTGGGCATATGGAATTTGGTGTTGGTACTCAGCTAGGCAAATTCAACCTTTTCACTGCGGTGCGAAATAATCTTAAATTGAGTGATAATAAAGGTAGTGTCGAACTAAATCTTTCTTATTCATTGACTGAAGGTTATGACTTCTTGATACAGTACTTTAATGGTTATGGTGATTCACTTATCGACTATGACCGTCATCAACAGCGTATTAGTTTGGGCATGCAAATGAAATTTTTATAA
- a CDS encoding nitrilase-related carbon-nitrogen hydrolase, with the protein MRVAVSQFATTLDVQENQVTCLRMINEAAVCQPALIVLPQFCNTLFCHTEPGYKDRSQAWHQALDIDGPFLLAIAQQAKKHHCYIVINVTLRRDAASSWSPEQKKDAIKAGVSITTCLFSPFGQRLDQVDKQELEGRENDFFLSANQASTLTLTPLAKIGLLMGSDTMTFNTSRELALQGGQLFCNSISTFAHDQSHLHDPARACENKVFLATANKIGRLSATGSLSGAGHSQIVSPEGKVLAKMNHNEAGFVFADIDLENSAIAPNNKCRPDGTDVFIQRRPELYQALTLPIKKVAKHVDSDKVPETANVAIFATYKSNEQAIEDVCFYIENNLSDIIQLPELFFIADKTITNNAEQLADITSLSKQLIIQISSVLRPFQYVCTSLVIDGAHQAVLISEQGLLATQQQLHFCQRYQWTPLGNALTLVELPLEQGNIKLVMLTADDATIPEIVNVAALNQVHLLLVPFEIQEPGEVEYCLLSRAAEHRICILAASREQSFAAGCLSVDLLSDNANKKKQKLQKSTGFIANLSSGATLISERMSAKFTGYINQPLVKHQQGKITKALVHPIASCSK; encoded by the coding sequence ATGCGAGTCGCCGTTTCTCAATTTGCCACCACTTTGGATGTTCAAGAAAATCAAGTAACCTGCCTGCGTATGATAAATGAGGCGGCCGTCTGTCAGCCAGCACTCATAGTGTTACCTCAATTTTGTAATACACTTTTTTGCCATACCGAACCAGGGTACAAGGACCGTAGTCAGGCTTGGCATCAAGCTTTAGACATTGACGGTCCTTTTTTACTGGCTATTGCACAGCAAGCCAAAAAGCATCACTGCTACATAGTCATAAACGTTACTTTAAGGCGTGATGCTGCAAGTAGCTGGTCACCTGAACAAAAAAAGGATGCGATTAAAGCAGGTGTTAGTATAACCACTTGTTTATTTTCGCCGTTTGGGCAACGCCTTGACCAAGTCGATAAACAAGAATTAGAAGGTCGTGAAAATGATTTTTTTCTTAGTGCAAATCAGGCGTCTACGTTAACTTTAACGCCGCTAGCAAAAATTGGACTGTTAATGGGGAGCGACACGATGACCTTTAACACCTCTCGTGAATTAGCTTTACAAGGTGGGCAATTATTCTGTAATTCAATAAGCACATTTGCCCACGATCAAAGTCACTTACATGATCCAGCTCGAGCATGTGAAAATAAAGTATTTTTGGCCACAGCAAATAAAATTGGTCGATTGTCAGCAACGGGTTCTCTAAGTGGCGCAGGTCATAGCCAAATAGTTTCTCCTGAGGGTAAAGTACTCGCTAAAATGAACCATAATGAAGCAGGTTTTGTATTTGCTGATATTGATTTAGAAAATTCTGCGATAGCACCAAATAACAAATGCCGACCTGATGGCACTGATGTCTTTATACAACGACGCCCTGAACTTTATCAAGCGCTAACATTACCGATAAAAAAAGTGGCTAAGCATGTGGATAGTGACAAGGTTCCCGAAACGGCGAATGTCGCAATATTTGCAACCTATAAGTCTAATGAACAAGCCATTGAAGATGTTTGTTTTTACATTGAAAACAACCTCAGTGATATTATTCAATTGCCTGAGTTATTTTTTATTGCAGATAAAACCATAACGAATAATGCTGAGCAACTCGCCGATATAACCTCGTTGAGTAAACAACTCATTATACAAATCAGCTCAGTACTGAGACCTTTTCAATATGTGTGTACTAGTTTAGTGATTGATGGCGCACATCAGGCAGTGTTAATAAGCGAACAAGGCTTATTGGCAACACAGCAACAATTACACTTTTGCCAACGATACCAGTGGACACCACTTGGAAATGCGTTAACTCTTGTAGAATTACCGTTAGAGCAAGGCAATATCAAGCTTGTTATGCTAACAGCTGATGACGCAACCATACCTGAAATAGTTAACGTAGCGGCGTTGAATCAAGTTCACTTATTACTGGTGCCTTTTGAAATTCAAGAGCCAGGTGAGGTTGAATATTGCTTGTTATCGCGTGCCGCAGAACATAGAATTTGTATTCTTGCAGCGAGTCGTGAACAGAGCTTTGCTGCGGGCTGCTTATCGGTCGATTTACTGAGTGATAACGCCAATAAAAAGAAACAAAAACTACAAAAGTCTACGGGGTTTATTGCCAATTTAAGCTCAGGCGCTACCTTAATATCTGAACGTATGTCAGCTAAATTTACTGGCTATATTAATCAACCACTGGTTAAACACCAACAGGGAAAAATCACCAAAGCATTAGTCCATCCTATTGCCAGTTGCTCTAAGTGA